A DNA window from Acuticoccus sediminis contains the following coding sequences:
- the nhaA gene encoding Na+/H+ antiporter NhaA — MDDQSANLPYEIADKVTRPFARFLKIEAAAGGLLLLAVLLALILANSAWAVPFLSFWEIPIGLKLGSLDFTRSLRHWINDGLMTFFFFVISLELKREIVLGELRNFRLAALPFAAALGGMVVPVSIYLTLMANQPGMHGWGTVMATDTAFVIGCLALFGQRIPPTLRLFLLSLAIFDDVGAILVVAIGYGEALNWLALCLGLSALAFLAGVAKLGIRSVPFYFLVGGAIWLCFDASGIHATIAGVVLGLMTPTRIWVNDARLRMILGRVLSYPGGEHWSGDTAERHDLRAAGRAVAEALSPVERLEIMLHPWVGFGVMPLFALANAGIAIESTDFWQPVSVAVIAALVLGKPVGVLSFSWLAVHVGLARRAPHLSWPFLTAGAFLTGIGFTMSLFIAGLAFDPAMLNAVKLGILGGSALSAIIGILMLIRLTTRAVQVRGQSHS; from the coding sequence ATCGACGATCAAAGCGCAAATCTCCCCTATGAAATAGCTGATAAGGTCACGCGACCGTTCGCACGTTTTCTTAAAATCGAGGCGGCGGCCGGCGGATTGTTGCTCCTCGCCGTGCTGCTGGCACTGATTTTGGCGAATTCGGCCTGGGCCGTGCCTTTCCTCTCGTTCTGGGAGATCCCGATCGGCCTGAAGTTGGGATCACTGGATTTCACCCGTTCTTTGCGGCACTGGATAAATGACGGGTTGATGACCTTCTTTTTCTTCGTGATTTCGCTCGAGCTCAAACGGGAAATTGTTCTCGGTGAATTGCGAAATTTCCGCCTCGCTGCGCTTCCCTTCGCCGCCGCCTTGGGCGGCATGGTCGTCCCGGTTTCTATCTACTTGACGTTGATGGCCAATCAGCCGGGGATGCATGGATGGGGAACAGTAATGGCGACCGACACGGCGTTTGTGATCGGTTGTCTGGCACTCTTTGGTCAACGCATACCGCCGACGCTGCGCCTTTTTTTGCTGTCGCTGGCGATTTTCGACGATGTAGGAGCAATTCTCGTCGTCGCTATTGGCTACGGAGAAGCGCTGAATTGGCTCGCTCTTTGCCTCGGGTTATCCGCGCTGGCCTTCCTGGCAGGCGTTGCCAAGCTCGGGATAAGAAGCGTCCCATTTTATTTTCTGGTTGGCGGCGCGATCTGGTTGTGTTTCGACGCCTCTGGCATCCACGCGACAATCGCAGGTGTTGTGCTGGGGCTGATGACACCAACGCGCATATGGGTGAACGATGCGCGCCTGCGCATGATCCTCGGCCGCGTGCTCTCTTATCCAGGGGGGGAGCATTGGAGCGGTGACACCGCGGAACGCCACGACCTCCGCGCAGCCGGCCGGGCCGTTGCGGAAGCGCTTTCCCCAGTGGAACGCCTTGAAATTATGCTGCACCCTTGGGTTGGATTTGGTGTCATGCCGCTCTTCGCGTTGGCCAACGCTGGGATTGCGATCGAGAGTACCGATTTTTGGCAACCCGTCTCCGTAGCGGTCATTGCAGCTCTGGTACTCGGCAAACCCGTGGGGGTACTCAGCTTCAGCTGGCTCGCCGTCCACGTTGGTCTGGCAAGGCGAGCCCCGCACTTGTCCTGGCCGTTCTTGACCGCAGGTGCTTTTCTCACCGGCATCGGGTTCACCATGTCGCTATTTATTGCAGGCTTGGCTTTTGATCCGGCCATGCTGAATGCCGTCAAACTTGGGATCCTCGGCGGATCAGCCCTTTCCGCCATCATCGGCATCCTGATGCTGATCCGGCTTACAACGCGTGCGGTGCAGGTGCGAGGTCAGTCACATAGCTGA